Proteins encoded in a region of the uncultured Paludibaculum sp. genome:
- a CDS encoding Gfo/Idh/MocA family oxidoreductase: protein MPDTPTFPRRSLLTGASAALTTSLFTGRVRGANDRIAVGFIGLGAMGSGNLGYAMQVPEAQPVAVCDIYAPHLERAVSAAAKKGVQVKAVTDFRDIIADKSIDAICVSTPDHWHAYMTVEGCKAGKDVYVEKPACTYINEGKKMVQAARKYDRVVQAGTMQRSGGYFLKAKELVKSGILGEITFCHAFQSGLTKEAGFGDPTDTTPPEDLNWDMWLGPAPKVPFNPNRWGVKTTTFPTFRYFWDYAGGAMTDWGVHLIDPLHQCFDEVMPLSVSAMGDKFYVKDNVQTPDTMLATFRYPKFLSSYESRTCNPMPMFGMAQGAATTIHGTEATLMVNRGGCWLIPNNKSKMEPQTWEKDKEMSQMNVPHWKNFMECIKSRQRPTSDIETCVRSSATCQLANLSMRHKTWLDWDEKEWTVKQAAVKPFLVEKYRAPWKLVV from the coding sequence ATGCCAGACACACCTACTTTTCCTCGTAGAAGCCTTCTCACCGGCGCCAGCGCCGCACTTACTACTTCCCTGTTCACGGGCCGGGTTCGCGGCGCCAACGACCGGATCGCGGTCGGTTTCATCGGCCTCGGGGCGATGGGCTCGGGCAATCTCGGCTACGCCATGCAGGTGCCCGAGGCGCAACCGGTCGCCGTGTGCGACATCTATGCGCCGCACCTGGAGCGGGCCGTCTCGGCGGCCGCTAAGAAAGGCGTGCAGGTGAAGGCGGTGACCGACTTCCGGGATATCATCGCCGACAAGTCGATTGATGCAATCTGCGTCTCGACGCCCGACCACTGGCATGCCTACATGACTGTGGAGGGCTGCAAGGCCGGCAAAGACGTCTATGTCGAGAAGCCCGCCTGCACCTATATCAATGAAGGCAAGAAGATGGTGCAGGCGGCTCGCAAGTACGACCGTGTTGTGCAGGCCGGCACCATGCAGCGCTCCGGCGGGTACTTTCTGAAGGCGAAGGAGCTGGTGAAGAGCGGCATTCTCGGCGAGATCACGTTCTGCCACGCCTTCCAAAGCGGGCTGACGAAGGAAGCCGGCTTCGGCGATCCGACCGACACCACTCCGCCCGAAGACCTGAATTGGGACATGTGGCTGGGACCGGCGCCCAAGGTTCCTTTCAACCCCAATCGGTGGGGGGTGAAGACTACCACCTTCCCCACGTTCCGTTACTTCTGGGACTACGCGGGCGGCGCGATGACCGATTGGGGTGTCCACCTCATCGATCCCCTGCACCAGTGCTTCGACGAAGTGATGCCGCTGTCCGTTTCGGCGATGGGCGACAAGTTCTACGTCAAGGACAACGTGCAGACGCCCGATACCATGCTGGCGACGTTCCGGTATCCGAAGTTCCTCAGCTCCTACGAAAGCCGGACCTGCAATCCGATGCCGATGTTCGGGATGGCGCAGGGCGCGGCCACAACGATTCACGGCACCGAGGCGACGCTCATGGTGAATCGCGGCGGCTGTTGGCTGATCCCCAACAACAAGTCGAAGATGGAGCCGCAAACCTGGGAAAAAGACAAAGAGATGAGCCAGATGAACGTGCCCCATTGGAAGAACTTCATGGAGTGCATCAAGTCGCGGCAACGCCCGACCAGTGACATCGAGACGTGTGTCCGATCTTCTGCGACCTGCCAATTGGCCAATCTCTCCATGCGGCACAAGACGTGGCTCGACTGGGACGAGAAGGAGTGGACCGTGAAGCAGGCGGCGGTGAAGCCGTTCCTAGTGGAGAAGTATCGGGCGCCCTGGAAACTCGTGGTGTAG
- a CDS encoding heme-binding domain-containing protein, with translation MTDARNARGRLLFVIGCCALGAFAALQFARPEIRNPPVTAELQAPTEVKQILKTACYSCHSNETKLAWFDEIVPAYWLVARDVRTARSHLNFSELGGQAAAKQKATLFEALNQIQLGAMPLPSYRRVHPESVVTSEQLAVLRKYLTSLTPAKTAAEPDLTVADQQYTQWIATGGGTPRPQAAPNGIEFPADYKTWRTISSTDRVDNETMRVILGNGTAIRAIADNHINPWPDGTILAKVAWWKSQDGQGFVRTGAFQQVEFMIRDSRKYASTKGWGWARWRGTDLKPYGQGASFTDECVGCHAPVSSNDYVYTAPIRGQQ, from the coding sequence ATGACGGATGCACGTAACGCCCGCGGGCGTCTCCTCTTCGTGATTGGGTGTTGTGCTCTTGGTGCTTTCGCCGCGCTCCAATTCGCGCGCCCAGAAATACGGAATCCGCCGGTGACAGCGGAATTGCAGGCACCGACGGAGGTCAAACAGATTCTCAAGACCGCGTGCTATAGCTGTCACTCCAATGAGACAAAACTGGCGTGGTTTGATGAGATCGTACCGGCCTACTGGCTGGTGGCCCGGGACGTGCGAACGGCCAGGAGCCATCTGAACTTCTCGGAATTGGGTGGGCAGGCGGCGGCCAAGCAGAAGGCGACACTGTTTGAAGCGCTGAACCAGATTCAGCTCGGGGCCATGCCTTTGCCGTCCTATCGACGCGTGCACCCCGAATCAGTTGTCACGAGCGAGCAATTGGCTGTGCTTAGGAAGTACCTGACTTCGCTGACGCCGGCGAAGACGGCGGCGGAGCCGGACCTCACGGTCGCGGATCAGCAGTATACGCAGTGGATCGCGACGGGCGGCGGCACGCCGAGGCCGCAGGCCGCTCCGAATGGGATTGAGTTTCCGGCAGACTACAAAACCTGGCGCACGATCAGCAGTACCGATCGCGTCGACAATGAAACGATGCGTGTGATTCTCGGAAATGGCACCGCCATCAGGGCCATCGCGGATAACCACATCAACCCATGGCCGGACGGCACCATCCTGGCGAAGGTGGCGTGGTGGAAGTCGCAGGACGGACAGGGCTTCGTCCGGACGGGGGCATTTCAACAAGTGGAGTTCATGATTCGGGACAGCCGGAAATATGCATCCACCAAGGGCTGGGGTTGGGCCCGGTGGCGCGGCACCGATCTGAAGCCGTATGGGCAAGGCGCGTCGTTTACGGATGAATGTGTGGGTTGCCATGCCCCGGTGAGCAGCAACGACTACGTCTACACGGCGCCGATCAGGGGGCAGCAGTGA
- a CDS encoding ABC transporter permease gives MTNTFHELRLAIRVLRNGPEFTLVAVCVLALGIAANTTVFSWIDTFLLRPLPGVAAADRVVSIEELPPDGGPSPCAHPDFRDFQRQMTTVSGVISTHNTFFTIGQDDRPRRAMGEIVSANYFAVLGVKPFLGRMFLPEEDRDESGAFPIAVISHRLWRNHFVSDPAIAGRVVRINGRPLTVVGVAAPDFAGTIGGAAMDVWVPMSMNVQMGALNTWAAADRNAKFMRPLARLSPGVTVEQAAAEARAVAARIAAAYPATHKGVSATVVPMWKASYGIQKSLLKPLRILMFTCWLVLLIACANVTNLLMARSVTRRREYGIRMALGASRWKLVRHMLMEVLLLTAGGAAAGLLLAQWMGESLYYLFPAVDSSIRTALEPMLNPRLSGTVFGFTVLLSAGAILLSTLLPALAMRSVKVSETLKEGGRGKTSGKASQRTRTVLLVAEVALASVALFGAGLAVRSFQKFSSLNLGFEPRTILVTRLPLSTNAYSLAQEKAFCRTLRLRLMASPAVAGAVNADSVPLSMFPPSDERVQLEGSERHQEGVIEIPRAIVTPGYFRLMGIPLVAGRDFTDQDERKAPPVIIVNESFVRHYFDGKDPLGRKVRVSGVLSTVVGVAKDSKYRNPPEPPTPFFYGPFQQIFWSGHNNFLYVQSSGDLDATRAVLRREINAMDSSIALEEARTLMEYTRMSLFVEKLIASLLSALGLMALVLASAGLYSVMAYDVNERTQEIGVRMALGARPREVLALVLRNGLLVTLVGIGTGLGSTLALLRVASSSMDIPMSMEPAVFLAASGFLILVAMVASYLPARRASRVDPVTALRAE, from the coding sequence ATGACCAACACGTTCCACGAGTTGCGGCTGGCGATCAGGGTGTTGCGTAACGGGCCGGAGTTCACGCTGGTGGCGGTTTGCGTCCTTGCCCTGGGGATTGCGGCGAACACGACGGTGTTCAGCTGGATCGATACGTTCCTGTTGCGGCCGCTGCCCGGCGTTGCCGCGGCCGACCGCGTGGTCTCCATCGAGGAGTTGCCGCCCGATGGAGGGCCCTCGCCCTGTGCCCATCCGGATTTCCGCGACTTTCAGAGACAGATGACCACGGTCTCCGGCGTGATCTCGACGCACAACACGTTCTTCACGATTGGCCAGGACGACAGGCCCCGGCGGGCCATGGGCGAGATTGTCTCGGCCAACTACTTTGCCGTTCTGGGCGTGAAGCCCTTTCTGGGACGGATGTTTCTGCCCGAGGAGGATCGCGACGAATCGGGCGCCTTTCCGATCGCCGTCATCAGCCACCGGTTGTGGCGGAACCACTTCGTGTCCGACCCAGCGATTGCGGGCCGGGTGGTGCGTATCAACGGGCGTCCTCTGACCGTGGTGGGCGTAGCCGCGCCGGACTTCGCCGGGACGATCGGCGGCGCGGCCATGGACGTCTGGGTACCCATGAGTATGAATGTCCAGATGGGCGCGCTGAACACATGGGCGGCGGCGGACCGCAACGCCAAGTTCATGAGGCCGCTGGCGCGGCTAAGCCCAGGGGTGACTGTCGAGCAGGCGGCTGCCGAGGCGCGGGCCGTGGCCGCGCGGATTGCGGCTGCGTATCCGGCCACGCATAAGGGTGTGAGCGCTACGGTGGTCCCGATGTGGAAGGCTTCCTACGGCATCCAGAAATCGCTTCTGAAGCCGCTGCGCATCCTGATGTTTACCTGCTGGCTGGTGCTGTTGATCGCATGTGCGAATGTGACCAACCTGTTGATGGCTCGTTCGGTGACGCGGCGCAGGGAGTATGGGATCCGTATGGCGTTGGGCGCCAGCCGCTGGAAGCTGGTCAGGCACATGCTGATGGAAGTCCTGCTGCTGACGGCCGGCGGAGCGGCGGCCGGCTTGTTGTTGGCGCAATGGATGGGCGAGTCGCTGTACTACCTTTTCCCGGCTGTCGACTCGTCCATACGGACCGCCCTGGAGCCGATGCTGAATCCCCGTTTGAGCGGGACGGTGTTCGGCTTTACGGTGCTGCTCTCCGCGGGTGCGATCTTGCTGTCGACTCTGCTGCCGGCCCTGGCGATGCGGAGCGTGAAGGTGAGTGAAACACTCAAAGAGGGCGGCCGCGGGAAGACGTCGGGGAAGGCGTCGCAGCGGACACGGACCGTTCTGCTGGTGGCGGAGGTGGCACTTGCTTCCGTAGCCTTATTCGGCGCCGGACTGGCCGTGCGGAGCTTTCAGAAGTTCTCCAGTCTGAACCTCGGCTTTGAGCCTCGAACCATTCTAGTGACCCGGTTGCCGCTCTCGACCAACGCGTATTCCCTGGCCCAGGAGAAGGCGTTCTGCCGCACTCTGCGCTTGCGCCTGATGGCCTCGCCGGCCGTAGCCGGGGCGGTGAACGCGGACTCCGTGCCATTGTCCATGTTCCCGCCGTCCGATGAGCGCGTCCAGCTAGAAGGATCGGAGCGGCACCAGGAAGGAGTGATCGAGATTCCGCGCGCGATCGTCACCCCCGGGTACTTCCGGCTGATGGGTATCCCGTTGGTGGCAGGCCGCGACTTCACAGATCAGGATGAACGGAAGGCTCCTCCGGTGATCATCGTGAACGAGTCTTTCGTGCGTCATTACTTCGACGGGAAGGACCCGCTCGGCCGCAAGGTGCGCGTGTCGGGGGTGCTGTCGACGGTGGTCGGCGTGGCGAAGGACAGCAAATACAGGAATCCACCGGAGCCGCCGACCCCCTTCTTCTACGGCCCATTCCAGCAGATCTTCTGGTCGGGCCACAACAACTTCCTCTACGTGCAGAGTTCGGGCGATCTCGACGCGACGAGAGCCGTGCTGCGGCGTGAGATCAACGCGATGGACTCCTCAATCGCCTTGGAAGAGGCGCGGACACTGATGGAGTACACACGAATGAGCCTCTTCGTGGAGAAACTCATCGCCAGCCTGCTCTCGGCCCTGGGCCTGATGGCACTGGTGCTGGCCTCAGCCGGTCTCTACAGTGTGATGGCTTACGACGTCAATGAACGCACGCAGGAGATCGGCGTGCGAATGGCGTTGGGGGCCCGGCCGCGCGAAGTGCTGGCGCTCGTGCTGCGCAATGGGTTGCTGGTCACGCTCGTGGGCATCGGCACTGGACTTGGGAGCACATTGGCGCTGCTGCGGGTGGCGTCGAGCAGTATGGACATCCCAATGAGTATGGAGCCGGCGGTGTTTCTGGCGGCTTCCGGTTTTCTGATCCTGGTTGCCATGGTAGCCAGCTATTTGCCAGCTCGCCGGGCGAGCCGAGTGGATCCCGTTACGGCATTGCGGGCGGAGTAG
- a CDS encoding ABC transporter permease: MTIRRLYDIAVLRLRSLFRRNGVEHELDRELRFHLDEQVRENIAIGMTPDEARFAAMRSLGGFAQIQEECRDTRRTNWLETIWSDICYALRVLRRAPGFTAIVVVTLALAIGANSAIFSVVQGVLLRPLPFANADRLVRIYYNSETQPKFPLNPNDFADFRARNRTFESMAAMTRNDRQLAGAGDPVKLKAFAVTAGYFQMLGLRPAMGREFTSNDELPGRGRLTVLSDRLWRTRFASDPNILGRTLTLDSQPVVVVGVMPPGAQHPGNNFRAVADGDTVDLWFPFTFEDPNGRGAHYLDGIGLLKSGVTPTQANADLTAVLDGIKREFRSERGWHVYLIPLYQEMVGHSRRMLLVIFGAVGLLLLIACVNSANLLLARSTARAREIAVRTALGAGRQRIVRQLLTESLVIAFAGASLGILIAVSGVKALVALLPAGFPRAAEIRLDAGVLAFTVLAAVLTGLLFGIVPALAATRTDPQSGLREGGRGSTGGGRRARLRDFLVVAETSLACVLLIAAGLMLHSFINLLKSDPGFRPRHVLTAMVKLPGERYPGDESRTRFFQRLVDELESLPGVQAAGIGTDLPWTGYDGNADGFTVEGRPASYSETTTARMHVASPHYFQALGIPLLRGRTFNAADTATSPVVLMVNESMARRYWPDEDAVGKRITFREHPKDKDWFRIVGIVGNIRDQPEKNAVRPAFWMPHTQEPDRGVCLAVRAGGDPAPLARQVREELRRMDPELALADVQLMDQIATDSLATQRFVLFLVGLFALLALILATIGIYGVISYSVNQRMPEFGLRLALGATGPDLVRLILSQSARLSIAGAALGLLGAAAFAQVLGSMLYEVSGADPITFTGVAILVLSTAALAASLPARRAARVDPMTSLRAE, encoded by the coding sequence ATGACCATTCGGCGTCTTTATGACATCGCTGTGTTGCGGCTTCGCTCGCTCTTCCGTCGCAACGGAGTGGAACACGAACTCGATCGCGAACTGCGGTTCCATCTTGATGAGCAGGTGCGGGAGAACATCGCCATTGGGATGACCCCGGACGAGGCACGCTTCGCCGCAATGAGAAGCCTCGGAGGGTTTGCGCAGATTCAGGAAGAATGTCGCGACACGCGACGGACGAATTGGCTGGAGACCATCTGGAGTGACATCTGCTATGCGCTACGAGTTCTGCGCCGTGCACCGGGCTTCACCGCCATCGTCGTGGTCACACTGGCTCTGGCCATCGGAGCCAACAGCGCGATCTTCAGCGTGGTGCAAGGCGTTCTGTTGCGGCCGCTGCCCTTTGCCAACGCCGACCGGCTGGTGCGCATCTACTACAACAGCGAGACCCAGCCCAAGTTCCCGCTGAATCCCAATGATTTTGCCGATTTCCGGGCCCGCAACCGGACCTTCGAGAGCATGGCCGCCATGACACGCAACGACCGGCAACTGGCCGGCGCCGGCGACCCTGTCAAGCTGAAGGCGTTCGCCGTCACGGCCGGCTACTTCCAGATGCTGGGCCTACGTCCCGCGATGGGCCGCGAGTTCACGTCCAACGATGAACTGCCGGGCCGTGGCCGCCTCACCGTGTTGAGCGATCGCCTTTGGCGCACGCGCTTTGCGTCCGATCCCAACATCCTCGGCCGTACGCTTACCCTCGATTCACAGCCTGTTGTTGTGGTGGGCGTGATGCCGCCCGGCGCACAGCATCCCGGCAATAACTTCCGGGCCGTGGCCGACGGCGACACAGTCGACCTTTGGTTCCCTTTCACGTTCGAGGACCCTAACGGCCGCGGCGCTCACTATCTGGACGGCATCGGCCTTCTCAAATCGGGTGTCACTCCAACGCAGGCCAATGCCGACCTGACCGCGGTTCTGGATGGCATCAAACGCGAGTTCAGGAGTGAACGCGGTTGGCATGTCTACTTGATTCCCCTCTACCAGGAGATGGTCGGCCACTCACGGCGCATGCTCCTCGTGATATTCGGTGCCGTGGGTCTGCTGCTCCTGATAGCCTGCGTGAATTCGGCCAACCTGTTGCTGGCTCGCTCCACTGCCCGGGCCCGTGAGATCGCGGTGAGAACAGCCCTGGGCGCCGGGCGCCAGCGCATTGTCAGGCAGTTGCTCACGGAGAGCCTTGTGATTGCATTCGCAGGCGCCTCCCTGGGCATTCTCATTGCCGTGAGCGGTGTAAAGGCGCTTGTCGCGCTTCTCCCGGCGGGCTTCCCCAGAGCGGCGGAGATCCGGCTGGATGCCGGCGTCCTGGCGTTCACGGTACTGGCGGCCGTACTCACCGGTCTGCTTTTCGGGATCGTCCCGGCACTGGCGGCCACTCGAACCGATCCGCAGTCGGGTCTGCGCGAAGGAGGCCGCGGGTCGACGGGCGGAGGCCGGCGGGCGCGCCTCAGGGACTTTCTGGTCGTAGCTGAGACCAGCTTGGCCTGCGTACTACTCATCGCGGCGGGCCTGATGCTGCACAGTTTCATCAATCTGCTGAAGTCCGACCCGGGCTTCCGTCCGCGGCACGTCCTGACCGCAATGGTCAAACTTCCGGGCGAGCGCTATCCGGGTGACGAATCGCGCACCCGCTTCTTTCAGCGGCTGGTCGACGAACTCGAATCGTTGCCCGGTGTCCAGGCCGCCGGAATCGGCACCGATCTACCCTGGACCGGCTACGACGGCAACGCCGACGGCTTCACTGTCGAAGGGCGGCCGGCATCCTACAGCGAGACAACGACCGCACGCATGCATGTCGCTTCACCGCACTACTTTCAGGCACTGGGCATTCCGTTGTTGCGCGGGCGAACCTTCAACGCGGCCGACACGGCAACGTCACCGGTCGTGCTGATGGTCAATGAGTCCATGGCCAGGCGCTACTGGCCGGACGAGGATGCGGTGGGCAAACGGATCACCTTCCGTGAGCATCCCAAAGACAAAGACTGGTTCCGTATCGTCGGCATCGTCGGCAATATTCGTGATCAGCCGGAGAAGAACGCGGTGCGCCCCGCCTTCTGGATGCCTCACACGCAGGAACCGGACCGGGGCGTTTGTCTGGCCGTCCGCGCCGGTGGCGACCCCGCTCCCCTTGCGAGGCAGGTGCGCGAGGAGTTGCGGCGCATGGACCCGGAACTGGCGCTGGCCGATGTCCAACTGATGGACCAGATCGCAACCGACTCCCTGGCCACCCAGCGTTTCGTGCTGTTTCTGGTGGGCCTCTTCGCCCTGCTCGCCCTCATCCTTGCCACTATCGGGATCTACGGCGTAATCTCCTACTCCGTCAACCAACGCATGCCCGAGTTTGGCCTGCGCCTGGCTCTGGGCGCGACCGGTCCCGATCTCGTTCGTCTGATCCTAAGCCAAAGCGCGAGACTTTCGATCGCCGGCGCGGCACTAGGCCTATTGGGCGCAGCCGCCTTCGCCCAGGTTCTCGGCAGCATGCTCTACGAAGTGAGCGGAGCGGATCCCATCACCTTCACCGGGGTGGCCATCCTGGTCCTAAGCACGGCGGCCCTGGCGGCTTCCCTGCCCGCACGGCGGGCGGCACGAGTCGACCCGATGACTTCCCTGCGAGCGGAATGA
- a CDS encoding PadR family transcriptional regulator, with protein MSKPSDLIHGTLDLLILNTISLEPKHGWAIAKRIQQVSNEVLQISQGALYPALHRLEQQGWIRSEWRVTDGGRDAKYYTLTKAGRIQLVKELEQWERLSTAVGLAIRLAPEAAS; from the coding sequence TTGAGCAAACCCTCTGATCTCATCCACGGCACGCTGGATCTGCTGATTCTGAACACCATCTCGCTGGAGCCAAAGCACGGCTGGGCCATCGCCAAACGCATCCAGCAGGTCTCGAACGAAGTCCTCCAGATCAGTCAGGGCGCCCTGTACCCGGCCCTGCATAGATTGGAGCAGCAGGGCTGGATCCGCTCGGAGTGGCGCGTCACCGATGGTGGGCGCGACGCCAAGTACTACACCCTCACCAAGGCCGGCCGGATTCAACTAGTGAAGGAACTCGAGCAGTGGGAGCGCCTGTCCACGGCCGTGGGCCTCGCAATCCGCCTGGCGCCAGAGGCTGCGTCATGA
- a CDS encoding aldo/keto reductase codes for MISRREILSALGAIPAASVLTPGTLYAQAAAKFPRRLLGRTGRQVVPLALGGQASLQWTKPGIDPADIIVRAVQLGLNYLDTANAYGPSQMNYGEAFRRLHLTPADNAYDKAARERLFLATKTGRRLALDPAGSGTTAVDDLKRSLTQIFGDGKGFIPEGAYLDSIQVHNLTTLDQVNQIYEGLADRGSKRPERIGALAALLDFRDGTNYTGLNPDQRHWVRHIGLTGHQSSPVLMSAIRRDNQNIFDTLLVALNANDKLCSSHQNNVLPLAVARGLGVIAMKVFADGAYYGKQPRFSRTPDDVILSVGKQEATAYSDLVRYTVSLPGVSCAIIGTGHIDREKPESCQMTANLAAALADMPSPLERERIEKDSAARHGAATNYFQEKSGLVQPTAVNTRRDGDRLIVEWNTALAGPQPIQSYQVKAGDKLLATLPYRPQLTEAPLTLLVPAAVVGDAPITVTASTAG; via the coding sequence ATGATCTCCCGCCGCGAAATCCTCTCAGCCCTTGGAGCCATCCCGGCCGCCAGCGTCCTTACGCCCGGGACTCTCTACGCACAGGCCGCAGCCAAATTCCCACGTCGGCTGCTGGGACGCACCGGCCGGCAAGTGGTCCCACTGGCTCTCGGTGGCCAGGCGTCCCTCCAATGGACGAAGCCGGGCATCGACCCCGCCGACATCATCGTCCGCGCCGTCCAACTCGGCTTGAACTACCTCGACACCGCCAACGCCTATGGCCCCAGCCAGATGAACTATGGTGAGGCATTCCGGCGGCTGCACCTCACACCGGCCGACAATGCCTACGACAAGGCCGCGCGCGAGCGGCTCTTCCTGGCAACCAAGACCGGCCGAAGACTGGCCCTCGATCCCGCCGGCTCCGGGACCACCGCCGTCGACGACTTGAAGCGCTCGCTCACCCAGATCTTCGGCGACGGCAAGGGCTTCATTCCCGAAGGCGCGTATCTCGATTCCATCCAGGTTCACAACCTCACCACACTGGATCAGGTGAACCAGATCTACGAAGGCCTCGCCGACCGGGGCTCCAAACGCCCGGAACGAATCGGCGCCTTGGCGGCGTTACTCGACTTCCGGGATGGCACAAACTACACCGGCCTCAACCCGGACCAGCGCCATTGGGTCCGGCACATCGGCCTCACCGGCCATCAGAGCTCGCCCGTGCTGATGAGCGCGATCCGCCGCGACAACCAGAACATCTTCGACACGCTGCTGGTGGCCCTGAATGCGAACGACAAGCTGTGCAGTTCCCACCAGAACAACGTGCTGCCGCTCGCAGTGGCCCGCGGCCTGGGCGTGATCGCCATGAAGGTCTTCGCCGACGGAGCGTACTATGGCAAGCAGCCGCGCTTCTCCCGGACACCCGACGATGTCATCCTCTCCGTCGGCAAGCAGGAGGCGACCGCTTACTCCGACCTCGTCCGCTACACGGTGTCGTTGCCCGGCGTCTCCTGCGCCATCATCGGCACCGGCCACATCGATCGCGAGAAGCCGGAGAGTTGCCAGATGACCGCCAACCTCGCGGCGGCCCTCGCGGACATGCCGTCGCCACTGGAGCGTGAGCGCATTGAGAAGGATTCGGCAGCGCGCCACGGCGCGGCCACGAACTATTTCCAGGAGAAGAGCGGACTCGTCCAGCCCACTGCCGTCAACACCCGCCGCGATGGTGACCGTCTGATCGTCGAGTGGAACACCGCGCTGGCGGGCCCACAACCCATCCAGTCCTACCAAGTGAAGGCCGGCGATAAGCTCCTCGCCACCCTGCCGTACCGGCCGCAACTGACAGAGGCACCGTTGACGCTACTCGTCCCGGCCGCGGTCGTGGGCGACGCACCCATCACAGTGACCGCGTCCACCGCGGGCTGA
- a CDS encoding sulfatase-like hydrolase/transferase, which produces MSSRRDLLTAPFLLFPSKAATSRPNVVLFMSDDHGAWASGCYGCSDIRTPNIDSLAATGARFTGAYACTPVCSPSRMTYMTGLIPSQHGVQDYLLPRDSYGVDSTRFLDGHPTWSEALAAHGYTLGMCGKWHMGDDDKAQRGYSYWHTVPGGGGTYRDPEFVTNGTRRKLIGFKDNLVTDGALEFLDTVRKKPFVLHLPFYAPHTPYDYQPEEFRRPYRDSRFPCFPDTPPHAWQNPELAQHHGRRDSKLGYSALITAMDHNVGRVLRRLDEMGVRENTLVIFTADQGWNAGHHGVWGKGNGTWPFNMFEEALRVPLIWSHPGRIAPGRVIPSLVSSYDFLPTILDYLGVPAPKGGRRPGRSYTHLLRGNAENWRNRLYFEYACVRGLRTQNLKYIERTKEFPSELYDLEADPGETRNLLGDPSYGKTLSGLRSELTQFFRAAGAPSIEDWHATTKQELHKYPQPKP; this is translated from the coding sequence ATGTCGAGCCGTCGCGACCTCCTCACCGCACCGTTCCTGCTGTTCCCTTCGAAGGCCGCCACGTCTCGTCCCAACGTCGTCCTGTTCATGTCGGATGACCACGGAGCATGGGCCTCCGGCTGCTACGGCTGCAGTGACATCCGCACGCCCAACATCGACAGTCTGGCCGCGACAGGAGCGCGATTCACCGGTGCCTACGCCTGCACGCCAGTCTGCTCGCCCAGCCGCATGACCTACATGACCGGTCTGATCCCGTCGCAGCACGGCGTACAGGACTACCTTCTGCCTCGCGACAGCTACGGAGTGGACAGCACTCGATTCCTCGACGGCCACCCCACTTGGAGCGAGGCGCTCGCGGCCCACGGCTACACCCTTGGGATGTGCGGCAAGTGGCACATGGGTGACGACGACAAGGCACAGCGCGGCTACTCCTACTGGCATACCGTGCCCGGCGGCGGTGGGACCTATCGCGATCCCGAGTTCGTGACCAACGGCACGCGCCGCAAGCTGATTGGCTTCAAGGACAACCTCGTCACAGATGGCGCGCTGGAGTTTCTCGACACCGTGAGGAAGAAGCCGTTTGTGCTCCACCTGCCCTTCTACGCGCCACACACCCCTTACGACTACCAGCCCGAGGAGTTCCGCCGGCCGTACCGGGACTCCAGGTTTCCCTGCTTTCCGGATACCCCGCCGCATGCGTGGCAGAACCCCGAACTGGCTCAGCACCATGGCCGCCGCGACAGCAAGCTCGGCTACTCCGCGCTGATCACCGCCATGGACCACAACGTGGGCCGGGTGCTGCGGCGTCTCGATGAGATGGGCGTACGTGAGAATACGCTCGTCATCTTCACGGCCGACCAGGGTTGGAACGCCGGCCACCACGGCGTCTGGGGTAAGGGCAACGGCACCTGGCCATTCAATATGTTTGAAGAGGCGCTGAGGGTGCCGCTCATCTGGAGCCATCCCGGCCGAATTGCCCCTGGCCGCGTGATCCCGTCACTGGTCTCGAGCTATGACTTCCTTCCGACGATCCTCGACTACCTCGGAGTCCCTGCCCCGAAAGGTGGACGGAGGCCTGGCCGCAGCTATACCCATCTACTGCGCGGAAACGCGGAGAACTGGCGCAACCGCCTCTACTTCGAGTACGCCTGCGTCCGGGGACTACGCACACAGAACCTGAAGTACATCGAGCGCACGAAGGAATTCCCCAGTGAGCTATACGACCTGGAAGCAGACCCGGGCGAGACCAGAAACCTGCTGGGCGATCCATCGTACGGAAAGACCCTCAGCGGCCTGCGTTCGGAACTGACTCAGTTCTTCCGCGCTGCCGGCGCACCATCCATCGAGGACTGGCACGCGACGACGAAGCAGGAGTTGCACAAATATCCGCAGCCCAAGCCATAG